The Flavobacterium marginilacus genome window below encodes:
- a CDS encoding capsule assembly Wzi family protein, translated as MKNHFKLIIIILIGFSLKAQNIPVGSIDMIEQRSRNEQLLGNGNPLISYTLRPLALPLTDSTQTTEITEKIITKILPITLTQQYNTFAPYGWNDGAMIPTKGYQTYISTGMFAEYGILSMQLKPEYVYATNPDYEILPLTESNSVRYINAVYYLNNTDLPASFGDKSYSKLKWGQSNIKLNIKKFSFGLSTENLWWGPGVRNSLIMSNTAPGFLHFTLNTRKPIETIIGSFEGQIISGKLEGSGLTSPKSQFIIDGVDYEIPKSNYWRYINGLSINYHPKWVPGLFLGMNRAIQVYHNDMGHSFSDYFPIIIPFQKKNLTDEDPKNRDQVASLFFRWAMKESKFEFYGESGWNDNSQDLTDLFESPEHSRAYLFGFNKLFMLNKEKNKYLKFNFETTHMEQSADRIVRPAGAWYLHGIILHGYTNEGQVLGAGIGPGSNLQTLDFSVWEKDKVWGIQVERYAHNMDFYYDAYTDYNNKWVDLSLNTYAYRKYGSLGIQAKFNFAQMRNYQYQIDNNKINMQFQLSLQYQL; from the coding sequence ATGAAAAACCATTTCAAATTAATAATTATCATTTTAATAGGGTTCTCATTAAAAGCTCAAAATATTCCAGTTGGATCTATCGACATGATTGAACAAAGAAGCAGAAATGAACAATTATTAGGCAATGGAAACCCACTTATTTCTTACACTCTTAGACCGTTAGCCTTACCGCTAACAGATTCTACTCAAACCACGGAAATTACCGAAAAAATAATAACAAAAATTCTTCCCATCACATTAACACAACAATACAATACTTTTGCCCCTTATGGATGGAACGATGGTGCCATGATCCCTACCAAAGGATATCAAACCTACATCAGCACTGGTATGTTTGCCGAATATGGAATTTTGAGCATGCAGTTAAAACCTGAATATGTATATGCCACAAATCCTGATTACGAAATTTTACCCCTTACAGAATCAAATTCAGTTCGATATATCAATGCTGTATATTATTTAAACAACACTGATTTGCCAGCTTCTTTTGGAGACAAATCCTATAGTAAGTTAAAATGGGGACAAAGCAATATAAAACTGAATATCAAAAAATTCTCTTTTGGTCTATCTACCGAAAACTTATGGTGGGGACCTGGTGTTAGAAACTCACTAATAATGAGTAATACAGCACCTGGTTTTTTACACTTCACCTTGAATACTAGAAAACCAATAGAAACTATAATAGGAAGTTTTGAAGGACAAATCATATCTGGAAAACTAGAAGGCTCTGGACTGACTAGTCCAAAATCGCAATTTATAATTGATGGCGTTGATTATGAAATACCTAAATCTAATTATTGGCGTTATATTAATGGTCTTTCGATAAATTATCATCCTAAATGGGTTCCCGGTTTATTTTTAGGTATGAATCGCGCCATACAAGTATATCATAATGATATGGGGCACAGTTTTTCAGATTATTTCCCAATAATCATTCCCTTTCAAAAGAAAAATTTAACCGATGAAGATCCCAAAAATAGAGATCAAGTAGCATCTTTGTTTTTTAGATGGGCAATGAAAGAATCAAAATTTGAATTTTATGGCGAGAGTGGCTGGAATGATAATTCTCAAGATTTAACTGACTTATTTGAATCCCCAGAACATTCTAGAGCATATCTTTTTGGTTTCAATAAACTATTTATGCTTAACAAAGAAAAAAACAAATATCTAAAATTTAATTTTGAAACTACTCATATGGAACAAAGTGCCGACCGCATTGTAAGACCAGCTGGGGCATGGTATCTGCATGGAATCATTTTACATGGATATACTAATGAAGGGCAAGTTTTAGGAGCTGGTATTGGTCCGGGAAGTAATTTACAAACTTTAGATTTTAGTGTTTGGGAAAAAGATAAAGTATGGGGAATACAAGTAGAACGTTATGCCCATAATATGGACTTTTATTATGATGCTTATACTGATTACAACAACAAGTGGGTTGACTTATCATTAAATACTTATGCTTATAGAAAATATGGCAGCTTAGGCATTCAAGCAAAATTTAACTTTGCTCAAATGAGAAACTACCAATATCAAATTGACAATAACAAAATAAACATGCAGTTCCAACTTTCTCTTCAATATCAATTATAA